In Candidatus Promineifilum breve, one genomic interval encodes:
- a CDS encoding lipid II flippase MurJ, with product MSQSTRFLQRSAVLNGLFAIEGASMFVLDVVLAAALGLGAHSDSLYAAWSLPLVIGRGAFQSLTNSLIGLFNDEVDEDLIYSQALTVIGVFSFIAALLMSLTSRWWFPLSVPGATAETQQLGVPLAAILAWLIAFLALAETQRAIYYRHGKNHIPSFARVAGVFVSMGLVWMSAADQNLTLAAIGLAAGAAVEMLLGFVGLMGMGRRFRPAWPAGDGLRRMARIVGLPLVGQGVLIGASTAERAIASYLGPGAVTAVTYAARIFQMMERFVFRGFVISTIQTYVAGAAANWRRDTRILLLLSVPMMVIFAVLPTQLITIVFERGRFTAESTQLVALALRFYAFAIPILAFNRIPFALAFARGKSRDLLIYSLLYTITLIGSVSMLVTFGVGLPAFGLAYIAALSVGTYWLYARVMGDLDAAGWTVDEALRLLGVALIALAGTALIVYFIDENTGSTLNVWLTALAGGAGCLLLTAGAAWLFRLPEVGRIFSLLHQTNR from the coding sequence ATGAGCCAATCTACACGTTTCTTGCAACGCTCGGCCGTTCTCAATGGGCTGTTCGCCATCGAGGGGGCTTCGATGTTCGTGCTGGACGTCGTCCTGGCGGCCGCGTTGGGACTGGGCGCACACTCGGATAGCCTCTACGCGGCGTGGAGTCTGCCTCTGGTCATCGGCCGGGGCGCGTTCCAAAGCCTGACCAATTCTCTAATCGGCCTGTTCAACGACGAGGTGGACGAGGATTTGATCTACTCGCAGGCGCTGACGGTCATCGGGGTCTTTTCGTTCATCGCCGCGCTGCTCATGTCATTGACAAGTCGTTGGTGGTTTCCGTTGAGCGTGCCCGGGGCAACGGCCGAGACACAGCAGTTGGGCGTCCCACTGGCGGCTATCCTGGCCTGGCTCATCGCCTTCCTGGCGCTGGCCGAGACCCAACGAGCCATTTACTACCGGCACGGCAAAAACCACATCCCTTCCTTCGCCCGCGTGGCGGGCGTATTCGTTTCGATGGGCCTGGTCTGGATGTCGGCCGCCGATCAAAACCTGACGCTGGCGGCGATCGGCTTGGCTGCCGGCGCCGCGGTGGAGATGCTGCTGGGCTTTGTGGGATTGATGGGCATGGGGCGGCGCTTCCGGCCGGCGTGGCCGGCCGGCGACGGCTTGCGGCGCATGGCGCGCATCGTGGGTTTGCCGCTGGTGGGGCAAGGCGTATTAATTGGCGCCAGTACGGCCGAGCGGGCCATCGCCTCCTACCTCGGCCCCGGCGCGGTCACGGCCGTCACCTACGCCGCGCGTATCTTCCAGATGATGGAGCGGTTTGTCTTTCGCGGTTTTGTCATCTCGACCATTCAAACCTACGTGGCCGGGGCGGCGGCCAATTGGCGGCGAGACACGCGTATCCTGCTCCTCCTGTCTGTGCCGATGATGGTGATTTTCGCCGTGCTGCCGACACAGCTCATCACCATCGTCTTCGAGCGCGGCCGATTCACGGCCGAGTCCACCCAATTGGTGGCCCTGGCTTTGCGCTTCTACGCTTTCGCCATTCCCATCCTGGCCTTTAATCGCATTCCCTTTGCCCTGGCTTTCGCCCGTGGTAAAAGCCGTGACTTGCTTATCTATTCACTTCTTTATACCATTACCCTGATCGGATCGGTGAGCATGCTTGTCACCTTCGGCGTCGGCTTGCCGGCCTTCGGGTTGGCCTATATCGCGGCGCTCAGCGTCGGCACTTATTGGCTCTACGCGCGGGTGATGGGCGATTTAGACGCTGCCGGCTGGACAGTCGATGAGGCGTTGCGCTTGCTCGGCGTGGCCCTCATCGCCCTGGCCGGAACGGCTCTCATCGTTTATTTTATCGACGAAAATACCGGTTCAACGCTGAACGTCTGGCTAACAGCCTTAGCCGGCGGCGCCGGTTGCCTGCTCCTGACGGCCGGCGCGGCGTGGTTATTCCGTTTGCCGGAAGTGGGGCGCATTTTCTCATTGCTGCATCAGACTAATCGATGA
- a CDS encoding tetratricopeptide repeat protein yields MALPLLVAALFAVWTVAGLRPLLGSLARNAGFLAYNNARNSQQPDSETAQRAAAFLEQATKLNPADTSAWRALGYARLSLDEEEGAVAAWRQTETMATELLTMGQAAEDAGDNPQALRWYERAITVAPATAEAWLRAGTIYEVQGDANQAMAVYRDGASAAPANSDLLYRMAEIAIQQPAPVDWGAVLALVDRAIAQDNYLHEWSRLRSHFLRGESLLYLGREAEALAEFTALAARQPVDYVSLVRYGELTWKLKGDLEEADRVLRQAIAGEPDIKWAYISLAWVYDEAGHQATAAALYARVLELDPDDRAANRWFEQQ; encoded by the coding sequence TTGGCTTTACCGCTCCTTGTCGCCGCCCTTTTTGCTGTCTGGACGGTAGCGGGGCTTAGGCCCCTGCTCGGTTCTCTGGCCCGCAACGCCGGATTCCTGGCCTACAATAACGCCCGCAACAGCCAACAACCGGACAGCGAAACGGCGCAACGCGCGGCCGCTTTCCTGGAGCAGGCCACCAAATTGAATCCCGCTGATACCTCAGCCTGGCGGGCGTTGGGTTATGCGCGCCTGTCGCTGGATGAGGAAGAGGGCGCGGTGGCCGCCTGGCGTCAGACCGAGACGATGGCGACGGAGTTACTGACAATGGGCCAAGCGGCCGAAGACGCCGGCGATAACCCCCAAGCGTTGCGCTGGTATGAGCGCGCCATTACCGTGGCGCCGGCCACGGCCGAGGCCTGGCTGCGCGCGGGCACGATCTACGAGGTGCAGGGCGATGCCAACCAGGCCATGGCTGTCTATCGTGACGGCGCCTCAGCCGCGCCGGCCAACAGCGATCTCCTCTACCGGATGGCGGAGATAGCTATACAACAACCTGCCCCGGTCGATTGGGGAGCCGTTCTAGCCCTGGTCGATCGGGCCATCGCTCAAGACAACTATCTCCACGAATGGAGCCGGTTGAGATCACATTTCCTGCGCGGCGAAAGCTTGCTCTATTTGGGACGCGAGGCTGAGGCCCTGGCGGAGTTCACGGCCCTCGCCGCTCGCCAACCGGTCGACTATGTGTCATTGGTCCGCTATGGCGAATTGACGTGGAAATTAAAGGGGGATCTGGAAGAGGCCGACCGCGTCCTTCGTCAGGCCATCGCCGGCGAACCGGATATTAAATGGGCCTATATCTCCCTGGCCTGGGTCTACGATGAGGCCGGTCACCAGGCGACGGCCGCGGCGCTGTATGCTCGCGTGCTGGAGTTGGATCCCGACGACCGGGCTGCCAATCGATGGTTTGAACAGCAATAA